The Erythrolamprus reginae isolate rEryReg1 chromosome 3, rEryReg1.hap1, whole genome shotgun sequence genome contains a region encoding:
- the MRPL53 gene encoding large ribosomal subunit protein mL53 — protein sequence MWDKMKYVFPTKAGVSLKQVKSVLVTFCPFELNVQCTRNFLQCLFERRAYKSNINCDVKTEIKHDGSEPVIDITFADGERLIMKGANLTTKEMLHAFNSRCQKKEGALAE from the exons ATGTGGGACAAAATGAAGTACGTGTTCCCGACGAAAGCTGGGGTGTCGCTCAAGCAAGTGAAGAGTGTCCTGGTCACTTTTTGTCCTTTCGAGCTCAATGTGCAGTGCACCAG AAATTTTCTTCAATGTCTATTTGAAAGGAGGGCATACAAGTCAAACATAAACTGCGATgtgaaaacagaaataaaacatgatGGATCTGAACCAGTTATAGACATCACATTTG CTGATGGTGAGAGATTGATTATGAAAGGAGCCAATTTAACAACTAAAGAGATGTTACATGCATTCAACTCTAGATGTCAAAAGAAAGAAGGCGCATTGGCAGAATAG